TATTCAGGAACAATTAAAAGACAAAAGAATCCTGATTACCGGAGCGGCCGGATCAATTGGTAGTGAAATCGTCAGACAGCTTTTAAAATTTGAAACCGGACTGATCATTTTATGTGACCATAGTGAAACTGCTTTACATCACATTTATCTGGAATTGGAAGAGACCCATGCCAATACTAACTTTCATGCCTTCGTAGGGGATGTAAAAGATGAAAAGAGGATGGAGTTTTTGTTTGAAACCTATAAGCCTCATTACGTGTACCATGCTGCGGCATATAAACATGTGCCATTAATGGAAGATAATCCGGCAGAAGCTATCAAAACCAACGTTCTGGGTACCAAGACAATTGCTGATAAATCAGTAAAACACGGGGTACAGAAATTTGTAATGATTTCAACGGATAAAGCAGTTAATCCGACAAATGTGATGGGTGCTTCTAAACGTATTGCTGAAATCTACGTACAGTCGCTAAATAACTCCCTGCATAATGATGTTCATATCTTTAGCAACGGCTTGAGTTATATCAATGACCTCCATGTAAAACCCATTACTAAATTCATTACCACGAGATTTGGAAATGTGTTAGGTTCTAACGGATCTGTAATCCCAAGGTTTAAACAGCAGATCGAAAAAGGGGGCCCGGTTACGGTTACGCATCCTGAGATTACCCGTTATTTTATGACCATTCCAGAGGCCTGCCGATTGGTGCTTGAAGCTGGTTGTATGGGTAAAGGTGGCGAGATTTTTATTTTCGATATGGGTAAATCAGTGAAGATTGTAGAACTGGCTAAAAAGATGATCCGACTGGCTGGGCTGATTCCAAATCAAGACATCAAAATCGCTTATTCAGGTTTACGCCCGGGCGAGAAGCTGTTTGAGGAATTATTAAATGATAATGAAAATACGATGCCTACCCATCATGAAAAAATTATGATCGGCAAGGTAAGAGAATATGATTTCGGTGATGTGCAAAATCAATTGGTAGAGCTGTTTAAATATGCTTTAACTGATAATGTGACTAAAGTAGTACAGAAGATGAAAGCCATCGTACCGGAGTTTAAAAGCAAAAATTCTATCTTCGAAGAGTTAGATGTGCCGTCTCAGGAAGTACCTGATGCACATAAATAGATGAAATCCCTCATGAATTTTAAAATGAAACACTACTTCTGGATAGGAGTCCTGGTTTTTGGATGCTTTAATGCAACTGCTCAAACACCGAATGTTAATATCCCATATTCATATCAATTTTATCAGAAATTGAATAAGTCGGTTTACGATATTAATAACCGGTCTCACTCGTCTATTAAAGGTTTTTATTCTGACGACTCCTTATTGGTACACAGGTTTGAAGGTCTCATGCAAATGGGAACTGATTCTTTAAATAAAAGGTCCTGGGTAAGAAGGAAAATTACAGAAGAACATTTATTTAATTTCAAAGGTGAAGATTACGAAGTATATGCTGACTTTCTTCCGGACTTTCAGATTGGTCGTGAATTTGAGGATAGCAAAACAACCTGGCTGAATACCAGAGGTTTCCAGGTTGGAGGAAAGGTTGGAAAGCAATTTTCATTCTATATGAATGGATTTGAAAATCAGGGTGTTTTTGCAAATTATGTAAATGACTATATCAACACCAATCAGGTAGTTCCAAGCCAGATGACCGGAAAACTGGGTAAAAATACGAAGGACTGGTCTTATGTTACCGCCCTACTTTCCTATACGCCTAACAAGCACTTAAATATAGCTTTAGGATACGATAAGAACTTTATTGGAGATGGATACCGTTCCATGTTACTTTCGGATGTTGCAGCCAATTATTCTTTCCTAAGGGTGAGGGCTAGTTTAGGTAATGTTCAGTATCAAACCATATTTGGTTATATGCTGGATCCGGGAGCACCTAAATTGACCAACGACAGGCGTCTTGGTGATCGTGGAAAATGGGCGGCAATGCACTACCTGGATTGGAATGTTACCAACAGATTGTCACTAGGTTTTTTCCAGGCAGTAACCTGGGCTGATGCAGAAGTGGAAGGAAAGAGGGGCTTCGATTTTAATTATGTTCATCCTTTTATATTCCTCCGTTCAGTAGAGGGTGCAAATACCAGTTCGCCAGACAAGATGCGTTTAGGATTGAATGCTAAATATGAGCTGCTTGATAAAATGACCCTATATGGTCAGTTTATGATCGATGAATTTACAGCAAAAGAGTTTTTTGGAAATAAGGGATACTGGGCAAATAAATGGGCCCTTCAAATTGGACTGAGAGGTTCAGATTTGTTTAAGGTTGAAGGTCTGAACTACCTGGCCGAATTCAATACGGCAAGGCCTTATACTTATGCTCATTTTGACCGGGTATCTAATTATGCCGCAATGAACCAACCGCTGGCTCACCCTCTGGGTGCAAACTTCAGAGAAGTATTGGGACTCATGAATTATACTTATAAAAGATTTGATTTTCAGGGTCAATTAATGTACGCCAGATACGGACTGGATCCGGAAGGCCAGAATTATGGAAAGAATATTTTCCTCCCTTATGAGACGAGGGTGTCCAATTATGGAAACAACATCGGGCAGGGAATCAAGACCAACCTTTACTTTGCTGAAGGACGTGTTTCTTACCTGCTGAATCCAAAATATAACCTTCGCCTGGAGTTAGGTGGGGTTTACCGGAGAGAAAGCAATATAACGACTAAAAATACGGGATTAATAACTTTTGGTTTGAGGAGTACGTTTAGGAACCTTTATCAGGATTTTTAATTCCAATTAGCACATGATACGGTGTATAAAAAAAGCCAACGTTTATAGCGCTGGCTTTTTTTATTCGTAAAATAAAGAGCCTTCTATCGGGATCGAACCAATGACCTACTGATTACAAGTCAGTTGCTCTACCAGCTGAGCTAAGAAGGCTTTTATGATTTCTGGTGAGGCCACAAAAGTAGAAAAATATTGTTTTTCGGCAAATAATTTTTTGAAATAATTCAGGCCTTCATAAAGGTCGTATACGCTCCGCTTGATTTCTCTCTTTTATACTGTTATGAGTAACACGGACTGTGATCTCGTCTTCAGTAAACATTGTTTATATCAGGAAAATGGTTGGTTAGGGAATAAGGTAGCTGACTACCACAGGGAGATGATCAGAAGCATAGATGTTTTCCAATACCTGATGTGATAAGACTTTCAGGGGGCTTTGTTTCTTTAGAAAGATAAAATCTATCTCTTTCGTTGGATTGACTTCCGGTATTGTCGGGGCACAATTTTCTGTACAGCTTCTGGTGAAATGCTGCTCTAATACCGCCATTGCCGGATTATCAGCGGTCAGGTTGAAATCACCTGCAAGTATTACCGTTCCTTTTCTCGCACCTAATACCTTATTGATTGCTGCAACCTGAAGCATACGGTGTTCGTTTTTTAAATCCAGGTGCGTACAGGCGAAGTCGACGCTTTGCCCATTTGCCAGTGTAACGTTGATTACTGCCAGGCTACGGGCTTCAGCAGCCAGTCCTTCCTGGGCAGGAAGAGGGAAGCGTTCGGCATGGTTGATTTTAAACCTGGACAATATGGCTACGCCGTACTCTCCGCCATCAAAGTCTATCCCTTTAGAAAAATAGGAATGCATTCCGGTGAGCGAGGCAAGTTTTTTAACCTGGTCTACCTGTTCTCCTCTTTTCGTCAGGACATCCAGTTCCTGTAAGGCGACAAGGTCTGGTGTCTGATTGTTAATTACCTCAGCGATTCCTTGCAGGTCGATCACACCAGGCTTTGCAGGAGGGTTCCCGTGGTGAATATTGTAAGTCATCACTTTTAGAGTTTTCGGAGCGGCTTGTCCAATTGCAGTCATGGCAGAGATACAGATCATAAATAAAGTGCCTGAAAATTGAAAATATTGTTTCATACGGTGTGGATTGAGTTCTCTAAAATTAACCCCTTTATTTTAAATTTCAATGGTATTCAAGGGCTGATTTCAAACGTTTGCGCAGTCAATTGACCGGTGGTTGTGGCAGTTCTCTGTTATATTAGACGCTTTATACCTCATTACAAACTATGGAGCGAAGAAAATTTTTAGGAGCCTTATCAATAGCCGGATTTGCAGGAACCATTTGTCCGAAAGGATTGCTGGCTGCTGAAAAGAATTCCCCGGGCCTGTCTGGGAATGTCAAAAATGAGCGGGAATTCTGGTGGAAATTACTCTATAAGATTGCAAACCCGGTTACTTCAAATCTGGCAAATGGAACCTTTAAAAAAAATATGTTGGTAGAGAAGTCTCCAACCTTTGATTCCCGTTCCGTTCATGTAACCTATCTGGAGGCAGTAGGCAGAACTTTTGCCGGAATTGCACCCTGGCTGGCTTTGCCCGATGACGAAACAAAAGAAGGAGCGTTCCGGAAAAAGATGAGAATGGAAGCATTGCAGGGATTAAGCAGGTGCTTTGATCCTGCAAGCCCGGACCTGCTGAATTTTAAAACCGATTACCAGCCTATTGTAGATGCGGCTTATCTTGCACATGCTTTTCTTAGGGCGCCAAAAGCCTTATGGGAACCATTGGATGACCTCAGCAAAGAAAGGATTTTAACCTCATTTAAATCTTTGAGAAACAGAAAACCTTTTAACAGCAACTGGTTGCTGTTTGGATCGCTTACTGAGGCTTTTATTTTATTTGCCGGACAGGAGCCCGATTCCGAACGGTTAAATAAGGGCGTTAAAAAATTAAATGAATGGTATAAAGGTGATGGTTATTATGGGGACGGACCGAACCTTGCTTTCGATTATTATAATTCCTTTGTGATCCACCCGATGATGGTAGACACCTTAAAGGTGATGCTGGATCATGGCCTTGCCACTTCGAAAGAATATGAACTGGCCTTGTCCAGAATGGAAAGATATGCCATTGGGCAGGAAAGAATGATTTCCCCCGAAGGGACATTTCCTCCCATTGGGCGCTCCATCACTTACCGGACGGGTTCACTTCAGGCCTTGAGCCAGGTGGCCTTAATGGAAAGGCTTCCTTCTACGTTAAAGCCTGCCCAGGTGCGTGCAGCACTTAGCCTGGTCAAAAAGAACATGTATGATGTTCCAGGAACCTTTGATAAAGATGGCTGGTTGCAACTCGGATTTGTAGGGCATGACCCGGACATTGCAGA
This region of Pedobacter steynii genomic DNA includes:
- a CDS encoding gliding motility protein RemB, with the protein product MKHYFWIGVLVFGCFNATAQTPNVNIPYSYQFYQKLNKSVYDINNRSHSSIKGFYSDDSLLVHRFEGLMQMGTDSLNKRSWVRRKITEEHLFNFKGEDYEVYADFLPDFQIGREFEDSKTTWLNTRGFQVGGKVGKQFSFYMNGFENQGVFANYVNDYINTNQVVPSQMTGKLGKNTKDWSYVTALLSYTPNKHLNIALGYDKNFIGDGYRSMLLSDVAANYSFLRVRASLGNVQYQTIFGYMLDPGAPKLTNDRRLGDRGKWAAMHYLDWNVTNRLSLGFFQAVTWADAEVEGKRGFDFNYVHPFIFLRSVEGANTSSPDKMRLGLNAKYELLDKMTLYGQFMIDEFTAKEFFGNKGYWANKWALQIGLRGSDLFKVEGLNYLAEFNTARPYTYAHFDRVSNYAAMNQPLAHPLGANFREVLGLMNYTYKRFDFQGQLMYARYGLDPEGQNYGKNIFLPYETRVSNYGNNIGQGIKTNLYFAEGRVSYLLNPKYNLRLELGGVYRRESNITTKNTGLITFGLRSTFRNLYQDF
- a CDS encoding endonuclease/exonuclease/phosphatase family protein; amino-acid sequence: MKQYFQFSGTLFMICISAMTAIGQAAPKTLKVMTYNIHHGNPPAKPGVIDLQGIAEVINNQTPDLVALQELDVLTKRGEQVDQVKKLASLTGMHSYFSKGIDFDGGEYGVAILSRFKINHAERFPLPAQEGLAAEARSLAVINVTLANGQSVDFACTHLDLKNEHRMLQVAAINKVLGARKGTVILAGDFNLTADNPAMAVLEQHFTRSCTENCAPTIPEVNPTKEIDFIFLKKQSPLKVLSHQVLENIYASDHLPVVVSYLIP
- a CDS encoding DUF2264 domain-containing protein, whose product is MERRKFLGALSIAGFAGTICPKGLLAAEKNSPGLSGNVKNEREFWWKLLYKIANPVTSNLANGTFKKNMLVEKSPTFDSRSVHVTYLEAVGRTFAGIAPWLALPDDETKEGAFRKKMRMEALQGLSRCFDPASPDLLNFKTDYQPIVDAAYLAHAFLRAPKALWEPLDDLSKERILTSFKSLRNRKPFNSNWLLFGSLTEAFILFAGQEPDSERLNKGVKKLNEWYKGDGYYGDGPNLAFDYYNSFVIHPMMVDTLKVMLDHGLATSKEYELALSRMERYAIGQERMISPEGTFPPIGRSITYRTGSLQALSQVALMERLPSTLKPAQVRAALSLVKKNMYDVPGTFDKDGWLQLGFVGHDPDIADYYTSTGSLYMATLSFLPLGLPESNEFWSAPAEDWTARKAWGGKKFAKDYHVDY
- a CDS encoding polysaccharide biosynthesis protein, yielding MFARLEIVSRWIIFTIDICLCIVALILAKVLKNNFIIVNIDTLALYKSIVVSVIVNALVFYNVKTFAGIVRYTSAQDSFRILFSVVLSSLILFFINALFIVTGSGAFISNVAIIIYSLFSFLFLITYRIVVKYFFMYLKNSKLDKLRVIIYGAGEAGVATKRTFDHDAKVNKTIIAFVDDDLRKVGKTIDGVKILDAAQLESLIIQHEVEEIIFASYTIPSDRKNQVVDVCLENDVKILNIPSPEVWARGQVTTAQIQNLNIEDLLNRKAIQIDIKGIQEQLKDKRILITGAAGSIGSEIVRQLLKFETGLIILCDHSETALHHIYLELEETHANTNFHAFVGDVKDEKRMEFLFETYKPHYVYHAAAYKHVPLMEDNPAEAIKTNVLGTKTIADKSVKHGVQKFVMISTDKAVNPTNVMGASKRIAEIYVQSLNNSLHNDVHIFSNGLSYINDLHVKPITKFITTRFGNVLGSNGSVIPRFKQQIEKGGPVTVTHPEITRYFMTIPEACRLVLEAGCMGKGGEIFIFDMGKSVKIVELAKKMIRLAGLIPNQDIKIAYSGLRPGEKLFEELLNDNENTMPTHHEKIMIGKVREYDFGDVQNQLVELFKYALTDNVTKVVQKMKAIVPEFKSKNSIFEELDVPSQEVPDAHK